Proteins from a single region of Oscillatoria sp. FACHB-1406:
- a CDS encoding ArsA family ATPase: protein MSQIITFLGKGGTGRTTIAIAAAKQLAQQGTRVLFASSDRTPATSLLLGVPLTAEPQAIGANLTAVQLQATTLIDKSWEEVKQLEAKYLRSPTLRNVYGQELALLPGMDAALDFYALREYDAAKIYDVIIYDGTGDLAMLRAVGVPENASWYLRRFRQVFLDSDLGRSISPFVAPVTAAILNTSWSFDDLTDQPTREANNLLQAGKDALADPNRIVAYLVTTPDPLALATAKFLWGSAQQVDLTVAGVLGNRGAIDSTPFSPLPLTVLPEYRDNDWQPLIDALPNLRAVGDAPRPISVDVAARQVKVFLPGFDKKQVKLTQNGPDVTIEVGDQRRNIDLPPQLRGQTVKGAKFQEGYLIISF from the coding sequence ATGTCTCAAATTATTACCTTTCTCGGTAAAGGCGGCACGGGACGCACGACAATCGCGATCGCGGCTGCCAAGCAATTAGCCCAACAAGGAACGCGCGTTCTCTTTGCGAGTAGCGATCGCACTCCCGCCACGAGTTTACTCCTCGGCGTACCGCTAACGGCAGAACCGCAAGCGATCGGCGCAAACCTAACCGCCGTGCAACTACAAGCCACAACGCTAATCGATAAAAGCTGGGAAGAGGTCAAACAACTCGAGGCGAAATACCTCCGTTCTCCCACGCTGCGCAACGTCTACGGGCAAGAACTCGCCCTACTGCCGGGAATGGACGCAGCCCTCGATTTTTATGCCCTGCGCGAGTACGATGCGGCTAAAATCTACGATGTCATTATCTACGACGGGACTGGCGACCTCGCTATGTTGCGCGCTGTCGGCGTACCGGAAAACGCCAGTTGGTATCTGCGTCGCTTCCGCCAAGTCTTCCTCGATTCGGATTTAGGACGCAGCATTTCCCCCTTCGTCGCCCCCGTTACCGCCGCTATTCTCAATACTTCCTGGTCTTTCGACGACCTCACAGACCAACCGACGCGAGAAGCGAATAATCTCCTGCAAGCGGGGAAAGATGCACTCGCCGATCCCAATCGTATCGTTGCTTACCTCGTCACTACCCCCGATCCCCTCGCTTTGGCGACGGCTAAATTCCTCTGGGGTAGCGCTCAACAAGTCGATTTAACCGTTGCTGGCGTTCTGGGGAATCGCGGCGCGATCGATAGCACCCCCTTCTCTCCCCTTCCCCTAACCGTCCTGCCCGAGTATCGCGACAACGACTGGCAGCCCTTAATCGATGCCCTCCCCAACTTGCGCGCCGTCGGCGATGCTCCGAGACCTATCAGTGTAGATGTGGCAGCACGTCAAGTCAAAGTTTTTCTTCCCGGCTTCGACAAAAAGCAAGTTAAACTGACCCAAAACGGCCCTGATGTCACCATCGAAGTTGGCGACCAACGGCGCAATATCGACCTTCCGCCCCAACTGCGCGGACAAACCGTTAAAGGCGCAAAATTCCAAGAGGGATATTTGATTATTTCGTTCTAG
- a CDS encoding DUF2862 domain-containing protein yields MEIGQRVKVYRFRDRVPTEVAAKLGKVGTIKEYKMTDGSGVGAIVKFDDKSENWFFEDELKPA; encoded by the coding sequence ATGGAAATCGGGCAAAGAGTGAAAGTGTACCGCTTTAGGGACCGCGTTCCGACAGAAGTGGCAGCAAAACTGGGCAAAGTCGGCACGATCAAAGAATACAAAATGACCGACGGGAGCGGGGTTGGCGCGATCGTTAAATTTGACGACAAGAGCGAAAACTGGTTTTTTGAGGACGAACTCAAACCCGCTTAA
- the pyk gene encoding pyruvate kinase: MLPLSHRTKVVATIGPASNSPEVIRQLIEAGMAVARLNFSHGSYEDHAKTVKLLREISEELDAPVTLLQDLQGPKVRVGQFPNGAIALEEGSEIALVPLEQFDGDPGVIPIDYPFVAEEAYAGMPILLDDGQLELQAIAVEPPNVVCKVVRGGLLKSRKGVNFPSLNLRLPSMTEKDCRDLEFGLEQGIDWVALSFVRSADDIRILKDFLQERGAFDTPVIAKIEKPQAINHLEELVKVCDGIMVARGDLGVELKPESVPLLQKKIIRACNQAGIPVITATQMLESMIENARPTRAEASDVANAILDGTDAVMLSGESAVGKFPVEAVKMMGRIAATIEPELQFDNLPPDEITDPHALSEAITTLDKILDLRYICAYTTTGYSAKLAAAERPKVPVVAFTPDSRVYHRLNLVWGAIPILLEQDIASVESLVIAIEECLQQRGMVQANDKILILGGSPVQQVRGTNFLKIHTI; the protein is encoded by the coding sequence ATGTTGCCCTTATCCCATCGCACCAAAGTCGTCGCTACCATCGGCCCAGCTAGCAATAGTCCAGAAGTGATACGCCAACTGATTGAAGCGGGAATGGCAGTGGCGCGGCTGAACTTTTCCCACGGCAGCTACGAAGACCACGCCAAAACCGTTAAACTGCTTAGAGAGATTTCAGAAGAATTAGATGCGCCAGTGACGCTGCTGCAAGATTTGCAGGGGCCGAAAGTGCGGGTGGGGCAGTTTCCGAACGGCGCGATCGCGTTGGAAGAAGGTTCGGAAATTGCCCTCGTTCCCCTCGAACAGTTTGACGGCGATCCCGGAGTTATCCCCATCGATTATCCCTTCGTCGCGGAAGAAGCCTATGCGGGAATGCCGATTCTCCTTGATGACGGACAATTGGAGTTGCAAGCGATCGCGGTTGAACCCCCCAACGTCGTCTGTAAAGTGGTTCGCGGCGGTTTGCTGAAAAGTCGTAAGGGAGTCAATTTCCCCAGCTTAAACCTGCGTCTGCCTTCAATGACCGAAAAAGATTGCCGAGATTTAGAATTCGGTCTCGAACAAGGAATCGACTGGGTGGCGTTAAGCTTCGTGCGTAGTGCCGACGATATCCGCATTCTCAAAGACTTTTTGCAGGAAAGAGGCGCATTCGATACGCCCGTCATTGCCAAGATCGAAAAACCCCAAGCCATTAATCATCTCGAGGAACTGGTGAAGGTGTGCGATGGCATTATGGTTGCCCGAGGCGATTTAGGCGTAGAACTCAAACCCGAAAGCGTCCCCCTCCTGCAAAAGAAAATTATTCGCGCTTGCAATCAAGCCGGAATTCCCGTCATTACTGCCACGCAAATGCTCGAAAGCATGATAGAAAATGCCCGTCCGACGCGCGCGGAAGCCAGCGATGTCGCCAATGCGATCTTGGATGGGACGGATGCGGTGATGCTGTCGGGAGAATCTGCCGTGGGGAAATTCCCGGTTGAAGCGGTAAAAATGATGGGACGCATCGCCGCAACCATCGAACCGGAACTTCAGTTCGACAATCTGCCACCGGACGAAATCACCGATCCCCACGCCTTAAGCGAAGCGATTACAACCCTTGACAAAATCCTCGATTTGCGCTATATCTGCGCTTACACGACCACGGGATACAGCGCCAAACTCGCCGCCGCCGAGCGCCCGAAAGTTCCCGTCGTGGCTTTCACTCCCGATTCCCGCGTCTATCATCGCCTCAATTTAGTATGGGGCGCGATCCCGATTCTGTTGGAGCAAGATATCGCCTCGGTGGAATCTCTCGTCATCGCGATCGAGGAGTGCTTGCAACAGCGCGGAATGGTGCAAGCGAACGATAAGATATTAATCTTGGGCGGCAGTCCAGTCCAGCAGGTCAGGGGAACAAACTTCCTCAAAATTCACACGATCTAA
- a CDS encoding beta-galactosidase: MIGCIGRIDHTEAVALCPSVAISSSPPLTTIAPNPQRERLNLNGIWQFIPVTGKRTEQAPAQDWGTIRVPGDWQQEGNDSVPGVIDRGKGEAWANFAGRSLEKAWYRQKLSIPANWQGRAIALNVKRLSTDAKVYVNGKSCGDISWPDGAIDISSLAEPGKENTLDLFVAAIADEKDKLVVMSPNEIRTEKADKSMDSRGLIGEVELLSFPNNGRINDVFVQPSVRQKQLKIAVELEKIARAGTVNFTAQIFNEQGQIEKEFSSSAPVKAEEVQTVNLSWNWENPRLWDVGQPNLYTVRLQAKGEGIADEYDQSFGFREFWIEGKKFFLNGTEIRLRPTLHEDIWRGWAVGLPQVAEAAIAGYVKTGYNIAELWPWNYRERGRWHFREIFLDRADAKGFPVIAPALDAIPYADDWKNKQASWEPEMAAELRRDRNHPAILMWANSPNYFGHSDDQNPRRIGIKDFAGGLSENENSRVAQIKPVGEDAIATIKKYDPTRPAFLHQGAFIGDVYALNSYLNFTPLQEREEWLSNWQQKGQMPYTIVELGTPLHTSAMRGRNGFGGAIVSEPLMTEFSAIYLGKEAYNLETPAYRQKIRDFFVKDQEYKNWHNQGELDFAPAFQKIQNLFSTNTWRSWRTWGITGGMIPWNEGHGWEITSTGREKIAPPPTPLESRGPHLRKVDRYLLNPLQPPAQKIHPGGEAIIANDGSILAWIAGSTKAFVEKDHNYNSGDPLEKQAVLLNDTRQTQSFSLNWQVNIGGRSIATGKEAGNIEAAKTLFFPINATLPKVSAKSNGEIILTAKIGNFPERSDRFPFRVFANPPAADRTLTVFDPVGKTSKMLQQLGYTVKAWNGGTADAPIIIGREALSQASAAATLQNLKSQVASGAKAVIFLQKREWLQDKLGLRVAHPLSRRAFPVNADHPAIQGLDAEDWRDWRGESTLIEAYPDTTKNPVKASPQGLPWYGWHWGNRGAVSSAAIEKPHYSGWRSILEAEFDLAYSPLMELNYGKGRLIFCMLDVEDRLQDGAARQFVGQLLDYAATAPEFSRAQNVVLIGSENDAKFLNNFGVVYQSATTLKDANLAIIGAEATVSDADLQAYLERGGKAYFLPRKTAIAGISFKEVEQFNGSLNVPQWQELAGISASDLRARSSYKTTLIASGGEVGADGLLSRIQNGKGVAIFSQLNPDGLNADAQTYLRYTRWRHSRAIAQILANLGATFNTDAKIFDAIAGTPSTQPFYHSDYRTDFELGDDPYRYYRW; this comes from the coding sequence ATGATTGGTTGTATTGGTCGAATTGACCATACGGAGGCTGTTGCGTTGTGTCCCTCAGTTGCAATTAGCAGCAGTCCTCCCTTAACAACTATTGCGCCCAATCCCCAACGAGAACGCCTCAACCTCAACGGGATTTGGCAATTTATCCCGGTGACGGGCAAACGGACGGAACAAGCACCAGCCCAAGACTGGGGAACGATTCGCGTTCCGGGGGATTGGCAGCAGGAAGGAAACGATAGCGTTCCGGGCGTTATCGATCGCGGTAAGGGAGAAGCTTGGGCGAATTTTGCCGGCCGCAGTTTGGAGAAAGCGTGGTATCGTCAGAAACTCAGCATTCCCGCCAATTGGCAAGGGCGCGCGATCGCGTTGAATGTTAAGCGCCTCAGCACCGATGCTAAGGTGTATGTGAATGGGAAAAGCTGCGGCGATATTAGTTGGCCGGACGGCGCGATCGATATTAGTTCCCTCGCAGAACCGGGCAAAGAAAATACCCTCGATCTTTTTGTCGCTGCGATCGCGGATGAAAAGGATAAACTCGTCGTCATGAGTCCCAACGAAATTCGCACGGAAAAAGCGGATAAATCGATGGATTCGCGCGGACTGATCGGCGAAGTTGAATTATTAAGTTTTCCGAACAATGGGCGCATTAATGACGTTTTTGTGCAGCCTTCGGTTCGCCAAAAACAGTTAAAAATTGCGGTAGAACTGGAAAAAATCGCGCGGGCGGGAACGGTAAATTTTACCGCCCAAATCTTTAACGAACAAGGGCAAATCGAGAAAGAATTTAGCAGTTCTGCCCCCGTTAAAGCGGAAGAGGTGCAAACGGTCAATTTATCCTGGAATTGGGAGAATCCGCGCTTGTGGGATGTCGGACAGCCCAACCTTTATACGGTGCGATTGCAAGCCAAAGGCGAAGGAATTGCGGACGAGTACGACCAATCCTTCGGTTTTCGGGAATTTTGGATTGAAGGGAAAAAGTTTTTTTTGAACGGGACGGAAATTCGCCTGCGTCCGACTTTACACGAGGATATATGGCGGGGCTGGGCGGTGGGACTGCCGCAAGTGGCGGAGGCAGCGATCGCGGGTTATGTTAAAACCGGCTACAATATCGCCGAACTCTGGCCCTGGAATTATCGAGAACGCGGACGCTGGCATTTTCGCGAGATTTTCCTCGATCGCGCCGACGCAAAAGGCTTCCCGGTTATCGCCCCCGCCCTCGATGCGATCCCCTACGCCGATGATTGGAAAAATAAACAGGCGAGTTGGGAACCGGAAATGGCCGCCGAACTGCGACGCGATCGCAACCATCCCGCCATTCTGATGTGGGCGAACAGTCCCAACTACTTCGGCCATAGCGACGACCAAAACCCGCGCCGCATCGGGATTAAAGACTTTGCAGGCGGCTTGAGTGAAAACGAAAACAGCCGCGTCGCCCAAATTAAACCCGTCGGCGAGGACGCGATCGCAACCATCAAAAAATACGACCCCACGCGCCCCGCCTTCCTGCACCAAGGCGCTTTCATTGGCGACGTTTACGCCCTCAACTCCTACCTCAACTTCACCCCCCTCCAAGAACGCGAAGAGTGGCTGTCTAATTGGCAGCAAAAGGGTCAAATGCCTTATACGATCGTCGAACTCGGTACGCCCTTACATACCTCCGCCATGCGCGGACGCAACGGTTTTGGAGGCGCGATCGTCAGCGAACCCCTGATGACGGAATTTAGCGCCATTTACCTCGGAAAAGAAGCCTATAACCTCGAAACGCCAGCCTATCGCCAAAAAATCCGCGATTTCTTCGTCAAAGACCAAGAATACAAAAACTGGCATAACCAAGGCGAACTCGACTTTGCCCCCGCCTTCCAAAAAATCCAAAATCTTTTTAGTACCAATACTTGGCGCAGTTGGCGCACTTGGGGCATCACCGGCGGTATGATTCCCTGGAATGAAGGCCACGGTTGGGAAATTACCTCCACCGGACGGGAAAAAATCGCCCCTCCTCCGACACCCCTAGAATCCCGAGGCCCTCACCTCCGTAAAGTCGATCGCTATCTCCTCAATCCGCTGCAACCGCCCGCCCAAAAGATTCATCCCGGCGGCGAAGCCATCATCGCCAACGACGGATCGATTCTCGCTTGGATTGCCGGTAGCACTAAAGCTTTTGTTGAAAAAGACCACAATTACAACAGCGGCGATCCGTTGGAAAAGCAAGCCGTCCTGCTTAACGATACGCGCCAAACGCAAAGTTTTTCTTTGAATTGGCAAGTCAATATCGGCGGAAGAAGCATCGCCACGGGCAAAGAAGCGGGCAACATTGAGGCTGCAAAAACCCTCTTTTTCCCCATTAACGCCACCTTACCAAAGGTTAGCGCTAAAAGTAACGGCGAGATTATTTTAACGGCAAAGATTGGCAATTTTCCCGAACGGAGCGATCGCTTTCCTTTCCGCGTTTTCGCCAATCCTCCCGCCGCCGATCGAACCCTCACCGTTTTCGATCCCGTCGGCAAAACCAGCAAAATGCTGCAACAGTTGGGTTATACGGTTAAAGCGTGGAACGGGGGGACTGCCGATGCTCCCATTATTATCGGACGCGAAGCACTCTCGCAAGCCTCCGCCGCCGCCACCTTGCAAAACCTAAAATCTCAAGTTGCAAGCGGTGCAAAAGCCGTTATTTTCTTGCAAAAGCGCGAATGGTTGCAAGATAAACTCGGTTTGCGCGTTGCCCACCCCCTCAGCCGCCGCGCTTTCCCCGTTAACGCCGATCATCCCGCGATTCAAGGCTTGGATGCGGAAGATTGGCGCGACTGGCGGGGCGAAAGTACCCTCATTGAAGCCTATCCCGATACGACTAAAAATCCGGTGAAAGCTAGCCCGCAAGGATTGCCTTGGTATGGGTGGCATTGGGGCAATCGCGGGGCAGTTAGCAGTGCTGCGATCGAAAAACCCCACTATAGCGGCTGGCGATCGATTTTGGAAGCAGAATTCGACCTCGCTTACAGTCCTTTAATGGAGTTGAATTACGGCAAGGGGCGCTTGATTTTCTGTATGTTAGATGTGGAAGATCGTTTGCAAGATGGGGCAGCGCGTCAATTTGTCGGTCAATTGCTCGATTATGCGGCGACTGCACCCGAATTTTCTCGCGCTCAAAATGTTGTTTTGATTGGCAGCGAAAATGATGCAAAGTTCCTCAACAATTTTGGCGTTGTTTATCAATCAGCAACAACGCTAAAGGATGCCAATCTAGCGATTATTGGGGCAGAGGCAACGGTTAGCGATGCCGATTTGCAAGCTTATTTAGAACGCGGCGGTAAGGCTTATTTCTTGCCGAGAAAAACGGCGATCGCGGGAATTAGTTTTAAGGAAGTCGAGCAATTCAACGGTTCTCTAAACGTTCCCCAATGGCAAGAATTAGCCGGAATCAGTGCCTCGGATTTACGCGCCCGCAGTTCCTATAAAACAACTTTAATTGCTTCCGGTGGCGAAGTCGGTGCCGATGGGTTATTGAGTCGAATTCAAAACGGAAAAGGAGTCGCGATTTTCTCGCAACTGAACCCCGACGGATTGAACGCCGACGCACAAACCTACCTTCGTTATACTCGCTGGCGGCACAGTCGCGCGATCGCGCAAATTCTCGCCAATCTCGGCGCAACCTTTAATACCGATGCAAAAATCTTTGATGCGATCGCCGGTACGCCATCCACCCAACCTTTTTATCATTCCGACTATCGCACGGATTTTGAGTTAGGCGACGATCCCTATCGGTATTATCGATGGTAG
- the tsaD gene encoding tRNA (adenosine(37)-N6)-threonylcarbamoyltransferase complex transferase subunit TsaD, translating to MSIVLAIETSCDETAVAIVKNREVLSSIVSSQIAIHRPYGGVVPEVASRHHVEMLNDCIDRALTEFGGGWDAIDGVAATCAPGLVGALLVGVTAAKTLAMVREKPFLGVHHLEGHIYASYLSEPELQPPFLCLLVSGGHTSLIRVLGCGEYETLGSTRDDAAGEAFDKVARLLNLSYPGGPVIDKLAKIGNSRTFPLPEGRVSLPEGGYHRYDSSFSGLKTAVLRLVQKLEGEEEELPVADIAASFQDTVARSLTRRAINCALDYGLSKIAIGGGVAANSGLREHLQAAAKQHDLQVYFPPLKWCTDNAAMIACAASEHLNRGHISPLTLEVRSRLNLTEVMGLYR from the coding sequence ATGTCTATCGTTCTTGCTATTGAAACCAGTTGTGATGAAACGGCGGTTGCAATTGTTAAAAATCGTGAAGTTTTAAGTAGTATTGTTTCTTCTCAAATTGCGATTCATCGGCCTTATGGCGGTGTCGTTCCCGAGGTGGCTTCTCGGCATCATGTAGAGATGTTAAATGATTGCATCGATCGCGCTTTAACAGAATTTGGCGGGGGTTGGGACGCAATTGACGGCGTAGCGGCAACTTGCGCGCCGGGATTGGTGGGGGCGCTGCTGGTGGGCGTAACGGCAGCAAAAACGCTGGCAATGGTACGCGAGAAACCCTTCCTAGGGGTGCATCACCTCGAAGGGCATATTTATGCCTCCTACCTCAGCGAACCGGAACTACAACCGCCGTTTCTGTGCCTGTTGGTATCGGGAGGACATACCAGCTTAATTCGCGTTCTCGGCTGCGGGGAGTACGAAACCTTGGGGAGTACCCGCGACGATGCGGCGGGGGAAGCCTTCGATAAGGTGGCGCGATTGTTAAATTTAAGCTATCCCGGCGGCCCGGTGATTGACAAATTAGCCAAAATCGGCAATTCTCGCACGTTTCCGCTGCCGGAAGGGAGGGTATCGCTGCCGGAGGGCGGATATCATCGCTACGATTCGAGTTTCAGCGGCTTAAAGACGGCGGTACTGCGGTTGGTGCAGAAGTTGGAAGGGGAAGAGGAAGAATTGCCCGTTGCGGATATTGCGGCGAGTTTTCAGGATACTGTAGCGCGATCGCTAACTCGTAGGGCGATAAATTGCGCGTTGGATTATGGATTGAGTAAAATCGCGATCGGCGGCGGCGTAGCGGCAAATAGCGGCTTGAGAGAACATTTACAAGCGGCAGCGAAACAGCACGATTTACAAGTTTATTTTCCCCCGTTGAAATGGTGTACCGATAATGCAGCAATGATTGCTTGTGCGGCATCCGAACATCTAAATCGCGGTCATATTTCGCCGCTAACGTTGGAGGTGCGATCGCGCTTAAATTTAACGGAAGTTATGGGGTTATATCGTTAG
- a CDS encoding Photosystem I reaction center subunit III: MKKLFAFILVVTLWFNFAPPAQAADGTSGLTPCAESTAFQQRAKNFRNTTNDPQSGQKRAERYSQALCGPEGLPHLIVDGRLSHAGDFIIPSILFLYIAGWIGWVGRSYLIAIKEGKDTEMKEVVIDVPLAISKMLTGFAWPAAALAEFASGKLVIADNDVPISPR; encoded by the coding sequence ATGAAAAAGCTATTCGCTTTTATCTTAGTCGTAACCCTCTGGTTTAACTTTGCTCCCCCCGCCCAAGCTGCGGATGGAACGTCTGGGTTAACACCTTGCGCTGAATCGACTGCTTTTCAGCAGCGCGCTAAGAACTTCCGCAACACCACCAACGATCCTCAATCCGGTCAAAAACGCGCAGAACGTTATTCCCAAGCACTCTGCGGTCCTGAAGGTTTACCTCACCTGATTGTAGACGGTCGTCTTTCCCACGCAGGCGATTTCATCATCCCTAGCATTCTCTTCCTGTACATCGCAGGTTGGATTGGTTGGGTCGGTCGTTCTTACCTGATTGCGATTAAAGAAGGTAAGGATACTGAAATGAAAGAGGTGGTCATTGATGTCCCTCTCGCTATCAGCAAGATGCTTACCGGTTTTGCTTGGCCTGCTGCTGCGTTAGCAGAGTTTGCTTCGGGTAAATTGGTCATTGCTGACAATGATGTGCCGATTTCGCCTCGCTAA
- the psaJ gene encoding photosystem I reaction center subunit IX has protein sequence MEGLTKFLSTAPVLFMLLMTVTAGILIEFNRFYPDLLFHPM, from the coding sequence ATGGAAGGTTTGACGAAGTTTCTTTCGACCGCGCCGGTATTGTTCATGCTTTTAATGACGGTTACAGCCGGGATTTTGATTGAATTCAATCGTTTTTATCCCGATTTGCTCTTCCATCCGATGTAA
- a CDS encoding universal stress protein produces MSWLRKKCVVVPIDFSTESFQALKLALEITGGDASCVYVICVLTRFPAAEPGIIWNNVDDRTRKYHAALALRGQLSEPEHRGIHIYVEIGDPSSEILDYAKAVEAELIALHARSRSQSDRFLLGSVAERIVRFAHCPVLVLR; encoded by the coding sequence ATGAGTTGGCTGCGAAAAAAGTGTGTAGTCGTTCCAATTGATTTTTCGACTGAATCTTTCCAAGCTTTAAAGCTTGCGTTGGAAATTACTGGAGGAGATGCGTCTTGCGTTTATGTTATATGCGTCCTCACGCGCTTTCCGGCCGCAGAACCGGGCATTATTTGGAATAATGTTGACGACCGCACGCGCAAATACCATGCAGCGTTAGCTTTACGCGGGCAACTCAGCGAACCCGAGCATCGAGGAATCCACATTTATGTGGAAATTGGCGATCCGAGTTCGGAAATTTTGGATTATGCAAAAGCTGTGGAAGCAGAATTAATCGCGCTTCACGCTCGCAGTCGCTCGCAAAGCGATCGCTTTTTATTGGGTTCAGTGGCGGAACGCATCGTGCGATTCGCCCATTGTCCGGTTTTGGTGCTGCGTTAA
- a CDS encoding CO2 hydration protein yields MNLVKATLTPSRHPLSEYIHRLESGQALLADSPENVLEVVGILKSYGIVLDAYSRNLIYVAEHQFLNLFPFFKYFNGEVTPARLLRHWWHDRINFEYAEYCMKAMFWHGGGQLDEYVDSPQFQAAADKAIRARWKGNPAILLLNKLFPQFLPEQVRVMSYYSALGQFWRVMSDMFISLSDRYDKGEIQSIPQVVQHILDGLVTNASKPITYSVTLGGQVYDILPQSAGLAFLMETAVPYVEAVFFRGTPFPGTVSYNAQAYQIPFFQGDFTYGALYADPLPVGSSGIPPTLLMQDMRHYLPDYLHAFYRDSQRGDDDLRVKICETFQKSMYCVTTAAILGLAPYPMKTSDLSEQQANRKYLENWMNRFMSSRIVDINS; encoded by the coding sequence ATAAACCTAGTGAAAGCTACTCTCACTCCCTCCAGACATCCACTCTCAGAATACATTCATCGCCTCGAATCCGGACAAGCACTGCTCGCAGATTCTCCCGAAAACGTTCTCGAGGTCGTCGGCATTCTTAAAAGTTACGGCATTGTTTTAGATGCCTATTCCCGCAATCTCATTTATGTTGCCGAACATCAATTTTTGAACTTATTCCCCTTTTTCAAATATTTTAATGGCGAAGTGACTCCGGCTCGATTGCTGCGGCATTGGTGGCACGATCGCATCAATTTCGAGTATGCCGAATACTGCATGAAAGCCATGTTTTGGCACGGCGGCGGTCAGTTAGATGAGTATGTCGATTCGCCCCAGTTTCAAGCTGCTGCCGACAAAGCCATTCGCGCCCGTTGGAAGGGAAATCCGGCAATCTTATTGCTCAATAAACTTTTTCCACAGTTTTTACCGGAACAAGTGCGCGTCATGTCCTACTACAGTGCATTAGGGCAGTTTTGGCGCGTGATGAGCGATATGTTTATCTCATTAAGCGATCGCTACGACAAAGGCGAAATTCAATCAATTCCTCAAGTCGTACAGCACATCCTTGATGGTTTAGTTACCAATGCTAGCAAACCGATTACCTACAGCGTCACCCTCGGCGGTCAAGTTTACGACATCTTGCCTCAATCGGCAGGCTTAGCGTTCCTGATGGAGACAGCAGTCCCTTACGTCGAAGCCGTTTTCTTCCGAGGAACGCCCTTTCCCGGTACGGTTTCCTACAACGCTCAAGCGTATCAAATTCCCTTTTTCCAAGGCGATTTTACTTACGGCGCGCTCTACGCCGATCCCCTTCCTGTAGGCAGTTCCGGTATTCCCCCCACATTGCTGATGCAGGATATGCGCCACTATTTACCCGATTATTTGCACGCTTTTTATCGAGACAGTCAGCGCGGCGACGATGACTTGCGCGTCAAGATTTGCGAAACGTTCCAGAAATCGATGTATTGTGTTACCACGGCTGCAATTCTGGGATTAGCGCCTTATCCGATGAAGACGAGCGATCTTTCCGAGCAGCAGGCAAACCGCAAGTATTTGGAAAATTGGATGAATCGCTTTATGTCCTCTCGTATTGTGGATATCAACAGCTAA
- a CDS encoding TIGR03943 family protein, whose amino-acid sequence MTAKATRNRFSQTIVPWLDFLALAAWGALLIELWLTGELRLLIHPNYSSLVLGTGIVLLLMGGFKLLERFKPRRTSDSQTVQHLTIFPPGVSTFLLLVAAIAGLLIPPKILASETALQRGVSAALPLTQTQTRTFRAAVKPEDRTIVDWVRTLNTYPEPDAYKDQPVKISGFVVQPADLPENYIYLCRFIITCCAVDASPVGLPIKLPQARDKYPPDRWLELKGKIIPEVLAGKRQVVVAVDSADAIAEIPTPKDPYEFNN is encoded by the coding sequence ATGACAGCAAAAGCAACGCGAAACCGATTTTCTCAAACGATTGTTCCTTGGCTCGATTTCCTCGCCTTAGCTGCTTGGGGCGCTCTACTGATCGAACTCTGGTTAACCGGCGAACTGCGCTTGCTTATTCACCCCAATTATTCATCCCTCGTTCTCGGTACGGGGATTGTCCTGCTGTTGATGGGGGGCTTTAAACTTTTGGAACGTTTCAAACCGCGTCGTACAAGCGATAGTCAAACCGTCCAACATCTTACGATCTTCCCTCCCGGAGTCAGTACCTTTTTACTCTTAGTCGCTGCGATCGCGGGTTTGCTGATTCCCCCAAAAATCTTAGCGAGCGAAACAGCCCTCCAACGCGGCGTAAGCGCTGCCCTCCCGCTGACGCAAACCCAAACGCGCACCTTCCGCGCCGCCGTCAAACCGGAAGATCGAACGATTGTCGATTGGGTGCGCACGCTGAATACCTATCCAGAACCCGACGCTTATAAAGACCAACCCGTTAAGATTAGCGGTTTTGTCGTTCAACCGGCGGACTTGCCCGAAAATTACATTTACCTCTGTCGGTTTATTATTACCTGTTGCGCGGTCGATGCTTCTCCGGTTGGTTTGCCGATTAAATTACCGCAAGCGCGGGATAAGTATCCTCCCGATCGCTGGTTGGAACTCAAGGGTAAAATTATCCCGGAAGTGCTGGCGGGGAAGCGTCAAGTCGTCGTCGCGGTCGATTCTGCCGATGCGATCGCGGAAATCCCCACGCCCAAAGATCCTTACGAATTCAACAATTAA